The Anabrus simplex isolate iqAnaSimp1 chromosome 1, ASM4041472v1, whole genome shotgun sequence genome window below encodes:
- the LOC136880296 gene encoding zinc finger protein OZF, translating to MSANRRKGARSMAGSGKKKKQKNDLIIGTEESETLVISIDPMMLDMESSSECSRTEDQQISVFSCKMCNRSFPLEQLLFIHERNHARERNFSCKICSKTFYSRGDLTKHNVVHSGEKPFSCIVCQKKFSRKNLLTRHQNIHKAEKNFSCSKCPKTFLLEEQMMKHEKSFHASRSYACNLCDKSFVFKHSLVRHKNQHAVHKGFSCDYCKKPFFSSAELARHLVSHAGSKPYPCKICSKSFSYSHHLSRHVRSHTAENLIPCLHCGKLFARRESLEIHIRHHTGERPYQCSQCTKSFHSNTQLTRHTKTHSGVKKFACKTCKRAFLRKEQLQRHCKVHDTGTSL from the coding sequence ATGAGTGCAAATAGAAGAAAGGGAGCAAGGAGCATGGCTGGGtcaggaaagaaaaagaaacagaagaatgaTTTGATAATTGGAACAGAAGAGTCTGAGACTTTGGTGATAAGTATTGATCCCATGATGTTGGACATGGAATCATCCTCTGAATGTTCAAGAACAGAGGACCAACAAATTAGTGTTTTCTCTTGCAAGATGTGCAATCGTTCCTTTCCACTGGAGCAGTTATTATTTATCCATGAACGTAATCATGCTCGAGAAAGGAACTTCTCTTGCAAAATTTGCTCAAAGACATTTTATAGTCGAGGTGATCTCACTAAACACAATGTTGTACATTCTGGGGAGAAACCATTTTCTTGCATTGTTTGCCAGAAGAAGTTCTCTCGGAAAAACCTCCTCACTCGACACCAGAACATTCACAAGGCAGAAAAAAATTTTTCCTGTTCTAAATGTCCAAAAACTTTTCTTTTGGAAGAACAGATGATGAAGCATGAAAAATCTTTCCATGCATCAAGATCATATGCATGTAATCTGTGTGATAAATCATTTGTTTTTAAGCATTCTCTAGTGCGCCACAAGAATCAGCATGCTGTACATAAAGGATTTTCCTGTGATTATTGCAAGAAACCTTTCTTTTCAAGTGCAGAATTAGCAAGACACCTTGTTTCGCATGCAGGGAGTAAACCATACCCTTGCAAAATCTGTAGCAAGTCATTTTCTTATAGCCATCATTTATCTCGTCATGTTCGGAGTCACACAGCTGAAAATCTCATCCCTTGTCTTCACTGTGGAAAACTTTTTGCTAGACGCGAGTCATTGGAGATACATATTCGTCATCACACGGGTGAACGTCCTTATCAATGCAGTCAATGTACCAAGTCATTTCATTCCAATACTCAGCTCACACGGCATACAAAGACACACAGTGGGGTAAAAAAGTTTGCTTGTAAGACCTGCAAGAGGGCCTTTTTGCGCAAAGAACAACTTCAGAGACACTGCAAAGTTCATGATACTGGAACTTCATTATGA